From a single Pseudomonas triticicola genomic region:
- the msrA gene encoding peptide-methionine (S)-S-oxide reductase MsrA encodes MVLRSEILVNKNVLPTKEQALPGRETPMTLPEKHFVFEDTPLLGPFFQDVDFAIFGLGCFWGAERRFWQREGVVSTVVGYAGGFTPNPTYEEVCSGLTGHAEVVLVVYDKAQVSYEELLAMFWELHNPTQGMRQGNDIGTQYRSVIYATTPEQLDAALKSKDVYQAELAKAGLGEISTEIDQAPTVYFAEAYHQQYLAKNPEGYCGIGGTGVCMPS; translated from the coding sequence ATGGTTCTGCGCTCGGAAATTCTGGTGAACAAAAACGTGCTTCCAACCAAAGAACAAGCCCTGCCCGGCCGCGAAACCCCGATGACCCTGCCGGAAAAACACTTCGTCTTCGAAGACACCCCGCTGCTCGGTCCATTCTTTCAGGACGTCGACTTCGCGATTTTCGGTCTGGGTTGCTTCTGGGGCGCGGAACGACGCTTCTGGCAGCGCGAAGGCGTGGTCAGCACCGTGGTCGGTTACGCCGGTGGCTTCACGCCAAACCCGACGTACGAAGAAGTCTGCTCGGGCCTGACCGGCCACGCCGAAGTGGTATTGGTGGTGTATGACAAGGCTCAAGTCAGTTACGAAGAACTGCTGGCGATGTTCTGGGAACTGCACAACCCGACTCAGGGCATGCGTCAGGGCAACGACATCGGCACTCAGTACCGCTCGGTGATCTACGCGACCACCCCGGAGCAACTGGATGCGGCACTGAAAAGCAAAGACGTGTATCAGGCGGAACTGGCCAAGGCCGGTCTGGGTGAAATCAGCACCGAGATCGACCAGGCCCCGACCGTGTACTTTGCCGAGGCTTATCACCAGCAGTATCTGGCGAAGAACCCTGAAGGTTACTGCGGGATTGGCGGCACCGGCGTTTGCATGCCGAGCTGA
- a CDS encoding DUF4123 domain-containing protein → MQPEQLTPEDWLARQPLHASEQLFAIFSRASDADAFKAWRGTAHPVWAETIYAEWDAVMPYVGIVAADSEFLRWVAETQSRDWGWLAVSSADMEVLVEHFRSLTQVLMPDGKAVFFRFWDGRFLLPLLYSDEVIPAQLLPVVSRALINGQAIEIGGRALVSGRVFPWWSVPQSLLTQTDASVRIANALQWLSEEQRAVFEAFPETVLRCKVGQFFKLSMSEDSSRSALLEFLLAEAE, encoded by the coding sequence GTGCAGCCTGAACAATTGACGCCCGAAGATTGGCTGGCGCGGCAGCCGCTGCACGCGTCGGAACAACTGTTCGCCATTTTCAGCCGCGCCAGCGATGCCGATGCATTCAAAGCCTGGCGGGGCACAGCTCATCCGGTCTGGGCCGAGACCATTTATGCCGAGTGGGACGCGGTGATGCCCTATGTGGGAATTGTCGCTGCGGACAGTGAGTTTTTACGTTGGGTGGCGGAAACACAATCCCGGGACTGGGGATGGTTGGCGGTGTCTTCGGCAGATATGGAAGTGCTGGTCGAACATTTCCGCAGCCTGACTCAAGTGCTGATGCCGGACGGTAAAGCGGTGTTTTTTCGCTTTTGGGATGGTCGGTTTCTGCTGCCTCTTTTGTACTCTGACGAGGTCATTCCCGCGCAATTGCTGCCAGTCGTTTCACGAGCCTTGATCAATGGCCAGGCCATTGAAATCGGGGGCCGTGCGCTGGTTTCGGGGCGGGTCTTTCCGTGGTGGAGCGTGCCGCAATCGCTGTTGACGCAGACTGATGCAAGCGTACGCATCGCCAATGCTCTGCAATGGCTGAGCGAGGAGCAACGGGCCGTGTTCGAGGCGTTTCCCGAGACGGTCCTGCGCTGCAAGGTCGGGCAGTTTTTCAAATTATCGATGTCGGAAGATTCGTCACGATCGGCGCTTCTGGAGTTTTTGCTGGCAGAGGCAGAGTGA
- a CDS encoding 23S rRNA (adenine(2030)-N(6))-methyltransferase RlmJ — protein MNYRHAFHAGNHADVFKHLTLTRLIALMSRKEQPFAYLDTHAGIGLYDLQGDQANRTGEYLEGIARLWAQPDLPALTADYMKVLHEMNPDGQLRYYPGSPELARRLTRPQDRVMLNEKHPEDGVLLKDNMAGDRRVKVHLGEGWHVARAMLPVQEKRAVMLIDPPFEQLDEMQRCAASMKEAIGRMRQTVAAIWYPVKDQRALRRFYQDLAGTGAPKLLRVELLVHPLDTPNSLNGSGLAIANPPWGLEEELRELLPWLSKKLGQTQGGWQMDWLIAE, from the coding sequence ATGAATTATCGTCACGCCTTCCATGCCGGCAATCACGCCGATGTGTTCAAACACCTGACCTTGACCCGCCTCATCGCCCTGATGTCGCGCAAGGAGCAGCCGTTTGCCTATCTCGACACGCACGCCGGCATTGGCCTGTATGACTTGCAGGGCGATCAGGCCAATCGCACCGGCGAGTACCTGGAAGGCATTGCGCGGTTGTGGGCTCAGCCGGATCTGCCGGCGCTGACCGCCGACTACATGAAGGTGCTGCACGAGATGAACCCGGATGGCCAGTTGCGCTATTACCCGGGTTCGCCGGAGCTGGCACGGCGTCTGACGCGGCCGCAGGATCGGGTGATGCTCAACGAGAAGCATCCCGAAGATGGCGTGTTGCTCAAGGACAACATGGCCGGCGATCGTCGAGTGAAAGTGCATCTGGGCGAGGGCTGGCATGTGGCGCGGGCGATGTTGCCGGTGCAGGAAAAGCGCGCGGTGATGCTGATCGATCCGCCGTTCGAGCAACTCGACGAGATGCAGCGTTGCGCGGCGTCGATGAAAGAAGCCATCGGCCGCATGCGCCAGACTGTGGCGGCGATCTGGTATCCGGTGAAGGATCAGCGTGCACTGCGCCGTTTCTATCAGGACCTGGCAGGCACGGGGGCGCCGAAGTTGCTGCGTGTGGAGCTGCTGGTGCATCCGCTGGATACGCCGAACAGCCTGAACGGTTCCGGGCTGGCGATCGCCAATCCGCCGTGGGGGCTGGAAGAAGAATTGCGTGAGTTGCTGCCGTGGTTGTCGAAGAAGCTGGGGCAGACTCAGGGTGGCTGGCAGATGGATTGGTTAATAGCGGAATGA
- a CDS encoding putative bifunctional diguanylate cyclase/phosphodiesterase, translated as MKSQPDAASRMAAEVVTQLPVPSRLGMLRFERLNEASWAMLFLDPNCERQFGQPAVELCALVGSPYASLMEPEARYLLHDAIQQQLSKSAHYVVRYTLHTAAGALNMLELGEAYKQHNRHLLRGYLLAVDEVFDETQALPSVDLETQNSRLQIALELNQRAQQEQLQHLERVRAQQDLILLLARQRYSTHNSLQEAAELITRCACDIYEIDCASLWNLEGQRLLPISAYHRATQEYLLPEPIDISGFPDYMEALHSSRAIDAHNAMHDPRTREMAEAMRPRDVNAMLDASIRVDGQVVGVLCLEQTGVTRAWQSDEIAFAGELADQFAQVINNHNRRTATSALHLFQRAVEQSANAFLLVNCDGVVEYVNPSFTAITQYTTEEVHGQRLSELPALENLSELLFDAPSALAQNNSWQGEFKSRRKNLEPYWGQLSISKVYGDNRELTHYIGIYEDITQTKLAQQRIERLAYTDNLTNLGNRPAFIRNLDERFARDSDTPISLLLVDIDNFKRINDSLGHQTGDKLLISLARRLRNSLSPSGSLARFASNEFAVLLDDTDLEAGQQIASQLLMTLDKPMFVDNQLISVTGSVGLACAPLHGRDPQTLMRNAGLALHKAKANGKHQLQVFTEALNAEASYKLFVENNLRRALTQNELDVFYQPKLCLRSGRLLGMEALLRWNHPERGMIRPDQFISVAEETGLIIPIGKWIARQACRMSKSLTAAGLGNLQVAINLSPKQFSDPDLVASIANILKEEALPANLLELELTEGLLLEATEDTHLQLDQLKRLGLTLAMDDFGTGYSSLSYLKKFPIDIIKIDRSFIHEIPDNQDDMEITSAVIAMAHNLKLKVVAEGIETAEQLAFLRRHRCDVGQGYLFDRPIPGDELIKALRRYPRGPLCL; from the coding sequence ATGAAGAGCCAGCCCGATGCCGCCAGCCGTATGGCGGCCGAGGTAGTGACGCAGTTGCCTGTGCCCTCGCGGCTCGGCATGCTGCGTTTCGAGCGCTTGAATGAAGCCAGTTGGGCGATGCTGTTCCTTGATCCCAACTGCGAACGCCAGTTTGGCCAGCCGGCCGTCGAGCTCTGCGCACTGGTCGGCTCGCCCTACGCCAGCCTCATGGAGCCCGAAGCGCGCTACCTACTGCATGACGCGATCCAGCAGCAACTAAGCAAAAGCGCGCATTACGTGGTGCGCTACACCCTGCACACCGCCGCCGGCGCGTTGAACATGCTCGAGCTGGGCGAAGCTTACAAACAGCACAACCGGCACTTGCTGCGCGGCTATCTGCTGGCGGTCGACGAGGTGTTCGACGAAACCCAGGCGCTGCCTTCGGTGGATCTGGAAACCCAGAACTCGCGCCTGCAAATCGCCCTTGAGCTGAACCAGCGTGCCCAGCAGGAACAACTGCAGCATCTGGAACGCGTGCGCGCCCAGCAGGATCTGATTCTGCTGCTCGCACGCCAGCGCTACAGCACGCACAACTCGCTGCAGGAAGCCGCCGAGCTGATCACCCGCTGCGCCTGCGATATCTACGAAATCGACTGCGCCAGCCTGTGGAACCTCGAAGGCCAGCGCTTGCTGCCGATCTCCGCCTACCACCGGGCAACTCAGGAATATCTGCTGCCGGAGCCGATCGATATCAGCGGCTTCCCCGATTACATGGAAGCCCTGCACAGCAGCCGCGCCATCGATGCCCACAACGCCATGCACGACCCGCGCACCCGCGAGATGGCCGAGGCGATGCGTCCGCGTGACGTCAACGCCATGCTCGATGCCAGCATTCGCGTCGACGGCCAGGTAGTCGGCGTGTTGTGCCTGGAACAGACCGGCGTGACCCGCGCCTGGCAGTCCGACGAAATCGCCTTTGCCGGCGAACTGGCCGACCAGTTTGCGCAAGTGATCAACAATCACAACCGGCGTACCGCCACTAGCGCCCTGCATCTGTTTCAGCGCGCGGTCGAGCAAAGCGCCAACGCCTTTTTGCTGGTCAACTGCGACGGCGTGGTCGAGTACGTCAACCCGAGCTTCACCGCGATCACCCAGTACACCACCGAGGAAGTCCACGGCCAGCGCCTGTCGGAACTGCCCGCCCTGGAAAATCTCAGCGAACTGCTGTTCGACGCGCCCTCGGCGCTGGCCCAGAACAACAGCTGGCAGGGCGAATTCAAAAGTCGGCGCAAGAACCTCGAACCGTACTGGGGGCAGTTGTCGATTTCCAAGGTCTATGGCGACAACCGTGAGCTGACGCATTACATCGGCATCTACGAAGACATCACCCAGACCAAACTTGCGCAGCAACGTATCGAGCGCCTGGCCTACACCGACAACCTGACCAACCTCGGCAACCGTCCGGCATTCATCCGCAATCTCGATGAGCGCTTCGCCCGCGACAGCGATACGCCGATCAGTCTGTTGCTGGTGGACATCGACAACTTCAAGCGGATCAACGACAGCCTCGGCCACCAGACTGGCGACAAACTGTTGATCAGCCTCGCCCGGCGCCTGCGCAACAGCCTCAGCCCGAGTGGCAGCCTGGCGCGTTTTGCCAGTAACGAATTCGCCGTGTTGCTCGACGACACCGACCTTGAGGCCGGGCAGCAGATCGCCAGTCAGTTGCTGATGACCCTCGACAAGCCGATGTTCGTCGACAATCAGCTGATCAGTGTCACCGGCTCCGTCGGCCTCGCCTGCGCGCCGCTGCACGGGCGCGATCCGCAAACCCTGATGCGCAACGCCGGCCTGGCGCTGCACAAGGCCAAGGCCAACGGCAAACATCAGTTGCAGGTGTTCACCGAAGCGCTGAACGCTGAAGCCAGTTACAAACTCTTCGTCGAGAACAACCTGCGCCGCGCCCTGACCCAGAATGAACTGGACGTGTTCTACCAGCCGAAACTGTGCCTGCGCAGCGGTCGCTTGCTGGGCATGGAAGCGCTGTTGCGCTGGAACCATCCGGAACGCGGCATGATTCGCCCGGACCAGTTCATCAGCGTCGCCGAGGAAACCGGCCTGATCATTCCGATCGGCAAATGGATCGCGCGTCAGGCGTGCCGCATGAGCAAATCCTTGACTGCTGCCGGCCTGGGCAATCTGCAGGTGGCAATCAATCTGTCACCGAAACAGTTCTCTGATCCGGATCTGGTCGCCTCGATCGCCAACATCCTCAAGGAAGAAGCGCTGCCGGCCAATCTGCTCGAACTCGAGCTGACCGAAGGCTTGTTGCTGGAAGCCACCGAAGACACGCATTTGCAGCTCGACCAGCTCAAACGCCTGGGCCTGACCCTGGCCATGGATGACTTCGGCACCGGGTACTCGTCGCTGAGCTATCTGAAGAAATTCCCGATCGACATCATCAAGATCGATCGCAGCTTCATCCATGAAATCCCGGACAACCAGGACGACATGGAAATCACCTCCGCGGTGATCGCCATGGCCCACAACCTCAAGCTCAAGGTCGTCGCCGAAGGCATCGAAACCGCCGAGCAACTAGCGTTCCTGCGCCGGCATCGGTGCGACGTCGGCCAGGGTTATCTGTTCGACCGACCGATTCCGGGTGATGAACTGATCAAAGCGCTCAGGCGCTATCCGCGTGGGCCGCTCTGTCTCTAA
- the tssI gene encoding type VI secretion system Vgr family protein has protein sequence MFAPANQPRFTLTLEGARHDLKVLEFTGREAISQPFRFELELVSERPDLDLESLLHGQAFLSFDAQGCGIHGQIYQVGQGDSGKRLTRYHLSLVPRLTYLGHRINQRIFQHQSVPQIITQILKDHSILRDAFEFRLGSEYPEREYCVQYAESDLAFIQRLCAEVGIHYHFQHSPEGHLLVFGDDQTVFPKLPEPTLYLPGSGMSAGAPAIQRFNVRVETRTSVVTRRDYNFEKPRLSLESRSDGEQRPVLEDYHFPGQFNDRETGKQLTRRALERHVADYRQAEGSSDESSLVCGHFLQLTEHPRSDWNDLWLLTCVEHHGRQPQVLEESVTSDGESFQGYRNTFVATPWDVVFRPTLCPEKPRMSGYQPAVVTGPKDLEIHCDEYGRVKVQLAWDRDGELNEHSSCWLRVATGWAHDHYGSVLIPRVGMEVLVGFIDGDADKPLVMGCLPNAATPVPLDLPADKTRSIFRSQSSPGGGGYNELRIEDKKGAEEIYLRAQRNWTQHVLNDQQLQVDNQRSVVVTGTARHELKADEQRITHGQRQTEVRQDDHLSVLGDRQVRVNSQATSASAQIHISAGQQVVIDGGASATIQAGGQWINIGPGGIFSSVPIVVGGSPMAATSAAPVVPGLPEKLVAESAAVLTAAQIMSLKGDAPFCEECERCKDGVCAA, from the coding sequence ATGTTCGCGCCTGCCAATCAACCGCGTTTCACGTTGACACTCGAAGGCGCCCGGCATGACCTCAAGGTCCTTGAGTTCACGGGCAGGGAAGCCATCAGCCAACCCTTTCGCTTCGAACTGGAACTGGTCAGCGAGCGGCCGGACCTGGATCTGGAAAGCCTGCTGCATGGTCAGGCGTTTCTGAGTTTCGATGCTCAGGGTTGCGGTATTCATGGTCAGATTTATCAGGTCGGGCAGGGCGATTCCGGGAAACGTCTGACACGCTATCACCTCAGCCTTGTCCCGCGTCTGACGTATCTGGGGCATCGCATCAACCAGCGTATTTTTCAGCATCAGAGCGTGCCGCAGATCATCACACAGATCCTCAAGGATCATTCGATCCTGCGCGATGCCTTTGAATTTCGCCTGGGCAGCGAATACCCGGAGCGCGAATACTGCGTGCAATACGCCGAAAGCGATCTGGCCTTCATCCAGCGCCTGTGTGCCGAAGTCGGCATTCATTACCACTTTCAACACAGCCCCGAAGGCCATCTGCTGGTATTCGGCGACGATCAGACCGTGTTCCCCAAGCTGCCCGAGCCGACGCTGTATCTTCCGGGCAGCGGCATGTCGGCTGGCGCGCCGGCGATTCAACGTTTCAATGTGCGCGTGGAGACCCGCACCAGCGTCGTCACCCGGCGCGACTACAACTTCGAAAAACCACGGCTGTCGCTGGAAAGTCGCAGTGACGGCGAGCAGCGTCCGGTGCTGGAGGACTATCACTTCCCCGGCCAATTTAATGATCGCGAAACCGGCAAACAGCTGACTCGGCGAGCGTTGGAACGGCACGTCGCCGATTACCGTCAGGCCGAGGGCAGCAGCGACGAATCCTCACTCGTCTGCGGGCATTTTCTGCAACTCACCGAGCATCCGCGCAGCGACTGGAATGATCTGTGGTTGCTCACCTGTGTCGAGCATCACGGCCGTCAGCCGCAGGTGCTTGAGGAATCGGTGACCAGCGATGGCGAATCCTTCCAGGGCTACCGCAATACTTTCGTCGCCACGCCGTGGGACGTGGTCTTTCGTCCAACGCTGTGCCCGGAAAAACCGCGCATGTCGGGCTACCAACCTGCCGTGGTCACCGGCCCGAAAGACCTGGAAATCCATTGCGATGAATACGGACGGGTCAAAGTGCAACTGGCCTGGGATCGTGATGGCGAACTCAACGAGCACTCCAGTTGCTGGCTGCGCGTCGCGACCGGTTGGGCTCACGATCACTACGGCAGCGTGTTGATTCCGCGCGTCGGCATGGAAGTGCTGGTCGGCTTCATTGATGGCGATGCCGACAAGCCGCTGGTCATGGGTTGCCTGCCGAATGCGGCGACCCCGGTGCCGCTGGATCTGCCGGCAGACAAGACCCGCAGTATCTTCCGCAGCCAGAGCAGCCCTGGCGGTGGCGGTTATAACGAACTGCGCATCGAAGACAAAAAAGGTGCCGAGGAAATCTACCTGCGTGCGCAGCGCAACTGGACCCAGCATGTGCTCAACGACCAGCAGCTGCAGGTCGATAATCAGCGCAGTGTGGTGGTCACAGGGACTGCCCGGCATGAACTCAAGGCCGACGAGCAACGCATCACCCACGGCCAGCGCCAGACCGAAGTCAGGCAGGATGATCATTTGTCTGTGCTTGGCGACCGACAGGTTCGGGTAAACAGCCAGGCCACCAGCGCCTCGGCGCAGATCCATATCAGCGCAGGCCAGCAAGTGGTCATTGATGGCGGCGCGAGCGCGACGATTCAGGCCGGCGGACAGTGGATCAACATCGGCCCCGGCGGAATTTTCAGCAGCGTGCCGATTGTTGTGGGTGGCTCGCCAATGGCGGCAACGAGTGCGGCACCGGTGGTGCCGGGCTTGCCAGAGAAACTGGTCGCTGAGTCGGCGGCGGTTCTCACCGCCGCACAGATCATGAGTCTCAAAGGTGATGCGCCTTTCTGCGAAGAGTGTGAGCGGTGCAAGGACGGTGTCTGTGCAGCCTGA
- the putP gene encoding sodium/proline symporter PutP yields the protein MSVSNPTLITFVIYIAAMVLIGLMAYRSTNNLSDYILGGRSLGSVVTALSAGASDMSGWLLMGLPGAIYMSGLSESWIAIGLIVGAYLNWLFVAGRLRVQTEHNGDALTLPDYFSSRFEDKSGLLRIISAIVILVFFTIYCASGIVAGARLFESTFGMTYETALWAGAAATIAYTFIGGFLAVSWTDTVQATLMIFALILTPIIVLLATGGVDTTFLAIEAQDPSNFDMLKGTTFIGIISLMGWGLGYFGQPHILARFMAADSVKSIAKARRISMAWMILCLGGTVAVGFFGIAYFSAHPEVAGPVIENPERVFIELAKILFNPWVAGVLLSAILAAVMSTLSCQLLVCSSALTEDFYKAFLRKSASQLELVWVGRAMVLLVALIAIALAANPENRVLGLVSYAWAGFGAAFGPVVLISVVWKDMTRNGALAGILVGAITVVVWKHFELLGLYEIIPGFIFASLAIYFVSKAGEPTRGMVERFEAAEKDFHLNK from the coding sequence ATGAGCGTAAGCAATCCAACCCTGATCACGTTCGTGATCTACATCGCAGCAATGGTGCTGATCGGCTTGATGGCCTATCGCTCCACCAACAACCTTTCCGACTATATTCTCGGTGGTCGCAGCCTCGGCAGCGTCGTCACCGCGCTGTCTGCCGGTGCCTCCGACATGAGCGGCTGGTTGCTGATGGGCCTGCCGGGCGCCATCTACATGTCCGGTCTGTCCGAAAGCTGGATCGCCATCGGCCTGATCGTCGGTGCCTACCTGAACTGGCTGTTTGTCGCCGGCCGTCTGCGTGTGCAGACCGAGCACAACGGCGATGCCCTGACTCTGCCGGATTATTTTTCCAGCCGTTTCGAAGATAAAAGCGGCTTGCTGCGGATTATCTCGGCGATCGTGATTCTGGTGTTCTTTACCATCTACTGCGCTTCCGGCATCGTCGCTGGTGCCCGTCTGTTCGAAAGCACGTTCGGCATGACCTACGAAACGGCGCTGTGGGCCGGTGCTGCGGCGACGATTGCCTACACCTTCATCGGCGGTTTCCTCGCAGTGAGCTGGACCGACACCGTCCAAGCCACGCTGATGATCTTCGCGCTGATCCTTACGCCGATCATCGTCCTGCTGGCCACAGGCGGCGTTGACACCACGTTCCTCGCCATCGAAGCGCAAGATCCAAGCAACTTCGACATGCTCAAAGGCACCACCTTCATCGGCATCATCTCGCTGATGGGCTGGGGTCTGGGCTACTTCGGCCAGCCGCACATCCTCGCGCGTTTCATGGCGGCGGATTCGGTGAAGTCGATCGCCAAGGCGCGTCGCATTTCCATGGCTTGGATGATCCTGTGCCTGGGCGGCACCGTTGCGGTGGGCTTCTTCGGTATCGCTTACTTCTCGGCGCACCCGGAAGTCGCCGGTCCTGTGATCGAGAATCCGGAGCGCGTGTTCATCGAACTGGCGAAAATCCTCTTCAACCCATGGGTTGCCGGTGTACTGCTGTCGGCCATTCTGGCTGCGGTGATGAGCACCCTGAGCTGCCAGTTGCTGGTGTGCTCGAGCGCCCTGACCGAAGACTTCTATAAAGCCTTCCTGCGCAAATCCGCTTCGCAACTGGAGCTGGTCTGGGTCGGTCGTGCCATGGTGCTGCTGGTAGCCCTGATTGCTATCGCGCTGGCTGCCAACCCGGAAAACCGCGTGCTGGGCCTGGTGTCCTACGCCTGGGCCGGTTTCGGTGCTGCATTCGGTCCGGTGGTGCTGATTTCGGTGGTCTGGAAAGACATGACCCGCAACGGCGCACTGGCCGGTATTCTGGTCGGCGCGATCACCGTGGTGGTCTGGAAGCATTTCGAACTGCTGGGTCTGTACGAAATCATTCCGGGCTTCATCTTCGCCAGCCTGGCCATCTACTTTGTCAGCAAGGCGGGTGAGCCGACTCGTGGCATGGTTGAGCGTTTCGAGGCAGCGGAAAAAGACTTCCATCTGAACAAGTGA